Below is a genomic region from Halobacterium sp. CBA1132.
GACCGCGAGACGATTCGGGAGTTCTTCGACGTGAGCGACGCCGAACTGGACGCGGCCGCGGGCGACCTCGCGGGCGTCGTGCGGGAGCGCGTGACGCTGCTGGACGTCGAGAAGTAGGCGGCCAGCACGCATTTGCCGGGCGCGTCGAACCACCTAGGTATGAGCGACGACAGCGACGACTTCGTGCCCGAGGAGTCGACCGAGGAGTTCCCCAGCGAGCACGAGCGCCCGCAGGCCGAGCACGTCGAGGAGACGCTGACGGCGATGGAGGCCGCGGTGCAGGGGTCGAGCTATCCGACGAACGCCAGCGACCTGCGCGCGGCGTACGCGACCGAGCGCGACGAGGTCGTCAACGAGACGGAGGCGCTGGCGGACGTCTTCGACCGGCTGGTGCCCGAGGAGTACGACACCCCGGAGGACGCCCGCGAGGCGATTCTCGGGGAGTTGACGGGGCGCGCGGGCATCGAACGCGGCGACCTCGCCGAATACAACCCCGAGCGCGAACTCGACGCGATGGACCTCGTCGAGGACGAGTGAGACGGTACCACACCCCGTTCCAGTCGAAACGGAGGGGTCGGGGGTGGCCGCTGCCCCGCGATTATCCCGTCGAGAAGGTGGTATCGGGGTCGTCGCGGGTGGAAGTTGTCAGTCGGTTTTCCAGTCGAAACGTCGCCCGCGAGGAGCATGCGCTCGTCAGACGCACGGCGGTCGTCACTGCCGCAGGTCGCGTCTGTCGTAGTGGCGCTGGCAACTCCGACAGTAGTAGCGGCCGTCGCGCTGCCGGCGCAGTCGCGTGTGGCCGCGCGGGCACTTGACGCGCCAGCCAGCGTCCGAGGGATGGTCCATCTACCGGCGTCAGACGAACGTCGCACACAAGAACGGGATCCTGCCGCACAGTGAAACTGAAAGTGGCTACGCGAGCGAGACGACGAACAGCAACACGGCGACGAGCGCGGACGCAGCGGCCGCGCTGCCCAGCGAGGTATCGTGGCCCTCGCGGAGGCCGTGCGTCCAGATGTACGCCTGCCACGCGGTGCCGACGAGCGCGCCGAGGACGCCGATTGCGCTGCCGGTCGTGTTGGTGAGCCGGCGGAGTTGGTCGGCCAGCAGCTCGGGGTCGCTGGCGAGGTCGACGCCCGAGAACAGGACGACGATTCCGACGATGCCGAAGGCGGACTGGACGAGCTGCGCGGGCATCGCCCAGCCGGTGACTGAGAGCGTCGCGGTGAACGAGCCGCGGCTGCCGGTGAACGCGCCGACCGCGTGCAGCGCGACGGCGACCAGCACCCAGCCGAGCAGCGTCGCGAAGAAGAGCACGGGAACGCGCCGGTATATGGCGTCGCGGAGCTTCGCGCCGACCGAGACCTGCTTCGTCTGCGGTTCGTCGATGGTACACGGCTCGGGCGTCGAGACGTTCATCTCGGCGAAGCTCGCGCACTGCGACTGGGGCCACGGCTCCATCGTCGTGACCGTGACGGTGGCGTCGATTTGGCTGGCCATGTACTCGCCGACGGCGACGAACGCGATGGTCGTGAGAAAAGCGACAACGATAACGACGACTGCGGCGCCGCCGAGGGACCGCTCGGGCGGGTGCGTCTCGAAGAACGAGCCCGGGTGGAACAGCAGCGTCCGCAGGCCGTGGAGGGCGTCCCGAAGCATGGGAGCGGATGGTTCGCCCACGGCGCGTTTCAACGTACCGGCTGTTCTCTCAGTGCGCGTGCGCGCTCTCCGCTTCGTCGGCGTCAGCGCCGTACATCAAGTACAGTTCCGCGAGGAACACGAGCGCGAACGCGGCGTTCAGGTACGTCGTGTACCCCGAGGGCGCGGTGCCGCCGACCTCGCCCTGCGCCGGCACGAGCCCGAGGCCGTGCCAGACGTAGTGGATAGTGATGCCGGAGACGACGGCGGTGACGAAGATGCCGACGAACAGCACCGCCGCCATCCGCAGCCCGTAGTACCGCCGGTAGGCGTCGGTGATGGTCGGGACGATGAGGTCAGCGAAGATGAACGACATGACGCCGCCGAACGCGATGCCGTTGCTCCAGAGGATGACCGCGAACGGCACGTTCCCCACCGAGCAGACGAACGTCACGACGC
It encodes:
- a CDS encoding Yip1 family protein — translated: MLRDALHGLRTLLFHPGSFFETHPPERSLGGAAVVVIVVAFLTTIAFVAVGEYMASQIDATVTVTTMEPWPQSQCASFAEMNVSTPEPCTIDEPQTKQVSVGAKLRDAIYRRVPVLFFATLLGWVLVAVALHAVGAFTGSRGSFTATLSVTGWAMPAQLVQSAFGIVGIVVLFSGVDLASDPELLADQLRRLTNTTGSAIGVLGALVGTAWQAYIWTHGLREGHDTSLGSAAAASALVAVLLFVVSLA